The following proteins are encoded in a genomic region of Bacillus sp. BGMRC 2118:
- the fabF gene encoding beta-ketoacyl-ACP synthase II translates to MQKKRVVVTGLGTVTPLGNDVETTWKNLINGVSGIAPLTRVNADDFPAKVAAELKDFNVEEFMERKDAKKMDRFTQYAMAASLMAVKDANLTITEEMAPRVGVWIGSGIGGMETHEEQYQNFQAKGYRRVSPFYVPMMIPDMAAGQVSIALGARGINSCTVTACASGANSIGDAFKVIQRGDADVMVTGGTEAPLTNMSFAGFSSMKALSFNTDPKTASRPFDLNRDGFVMGEGSGILILEELEHAQARGARIYAEIVGYGATGDAYHITAPAPAGEGGVRAMRQAIEDSGLKPEQITYMNAHGTSTPYNDKYETMAVKEVFGDHAYKMAISSTKSMTGHLLGAAGGVEAVFSVLAISEGIIPPTINIETPDPECDLDYVPNTARKQEVYAVISNSLGFGGHNATLVFKKYE, encoded by the coding sequence ATGCAAAAGAAACGTGTAGTCGTAACAGGACTTGGAACAGTGACACCACTCGGGAACGATGTTGAAACAACATGGAAAAATTTAATTAATGGTGTTTCAGGAATTGCACCATTAACAAGGGTAAATGCAGATGATTTTCCAGCTAAAGTAGCAGCAGAGCTAAAGGATTTCAATGTCGAAGAGTTTATGGAACGAAAAGATGCAAAGAAGATGGACCGCTTTACTCAATACGCAATGGCAGCTTCCTTAATGGCTGTTAAAGATGCTAATTTGACAATCACTGAGGAAATGGCTCCACGTGTTGGCGTCTGGATTGGTTCAGGTATCGGTGGAATGGAAACACATGAAGAACAATATCAAAATTTCCAAGCAAAAGGCTATAGAAGGGTAAGTCCATTTTATGTGCCGATGATGATACCTGATATGGCAGCAGGCCAAGTTTCAATTGCACTTGGTGCAAGGGGCATCAACTCATGTACGGTAACAGCTTGTGCATCTGGTGCCAATTCCATTGGTGATGCATTTAAGGTGATCCAGCGTGGAGATGCAGATGTGATGGTCACAGGTGGAACAGAAGCACCTCTCACAAATATGTCATTCGCAGGATTTAGTTCAATGAAGGCGCTCTCTTTTAACACAGATCCAAAAACTGCAAGCAGACCGTTTGATTTAAATCGTGATGGATTTGTCATGGGAGAAGGATCAGGCATTTTAATTCTTGAAGAGCTGGAGCATGCCCAAGCTCGTGGTGCTCGAATTTATGCAGAAATTGTTGGATATGGAGCAACAGGTGATGCTTATCATATTACTGCACCAGCACCAGCAGGTGAAGGTGGAGTTCGTGCAATGAGACAAGCAATTGAAGATTCAGGGCTAAAGCCTGAGCAGATTACGTACATGAATGCTCATGGTACAAGTACTCCTTATAATGATAAATATGAAACGATGGCAGTAAAAGAGGTATTTGGTGATCACGCCTATAAAATGGCCATTAGCTCAACGAAATCAATGACTGGACACCTATTAGGTGCAGCGGGAGGAGTAGAGGCTGTATTTTCTGTATTAGCCATATCAGAAGGAATCATCCCGCCTACTATTAATATTGAAACACCAGACCCTGAATGTGATTTAGACTATGTACCTAACACTGCTAGAAAGCAGGAGGTATATGCAGTTATTAGTAACTCACTAGGATTTGGCGGACATAATGCTACATTAGTTTTCAAAAAATACGAATAG
- a CDS encoding Zn-dependent protease — MSIIKTDSWLKERGNQPIQLCEYLLPYFEQGKAADIYQYLASYGMYKPSILARNGELQQFIEANHWSTVKKLYHSIQKRWSGPDIPVFILPLHERNAQLMKENGKSGLAFKDKLFLFLPREINPLEIKALLVHEYHHVCRLNHIKVKEEEMTLLDVIILEGLAEYAVKEMCGKDYNAKWTSYYSKEKLEKWWKTIILPKKDVKKSDHEYNNLLYGRNGFPKMLGYCIGAHIINKCMNEKHEKFSNVERMDSKEILKIIG; from the coding sequence ATGTCAATTATTAAAACAGACAGCTGGTTAAAAGAACGAGGAAACCAGCCAATACAACTATGTGAATACCTATTACCTTATTTTGAACAAGGGAAGGCAGCAGATATTTATCAATATTTAGCATCGTACGGAATGTATAAACCATCCATCTTAGCAAGAAATGGCGAGCTACAGCAATTTATTGAAGCAAATCATTGGTCTACAGTGAAGAAACTATATCATTCTATACAAAAAAGATGGAGTGGTCCGGATATTCCTGTTTTTATTTTGCCGTTACATGAAAGAAATGCTCAGTTAATGAAAGAAAATGGAAAATCAGGGTTAGCTTTTAAAGATAAGCTATTTTTATTTTTACCGAGAGAAATTAATCCGTTGGAGATAAAAGCACTGCTGGTTCATGAATACCACCATGTGTGCAGATTGAATCATATAAAAGTAAAAGAGGAAGAAATGACACTTCTCGATGTCATTATACTTGAAGGACTGGCGGAATATGCTGTAAAAGAGATGTGTGGAAAAGATTATAATGCAAAATGGACTTCCTATTATTCAAAAGAAAAACTAGAGAAGTGGTGGAAAACAATTATTCTCCCGAAAAAAGATGTGAAAAAATCTGATCATGAATATAACAATCTACTATATGGGAGAAACGGCTTTCCTAAGATGCTCGGGTATTGTATTGGAGCGCATATTATTAACAAATGTATGAATGAAAAACATGAAAAATTTTCAAATGTTGAACGGATGGACAGTAAGGAAATTCTTAAAATAATAGGTTAA
- a CDS encoding ABC transporter ATP-binding protein, whose amino-acid sequence MSEIKSSVAPLLEVSNLKTGFKIGGKYYNAVDGVSFTVKPKQVIGIVGESGCGKSVMSLSIMGLLPKDNGKILEGEILFKNQDLSKLKDKDLNKVRGKDIGMIFQEPMTSLNPVFTIGYQIQEALFNHMNLSKNEARLKSIALLKSVGISRPEKIVDEYPHQLSGGMRQRVMIAMAIACQPKILIADEPTTALDVTVQAQILELLKEIQEVNDMSVLLITHDLGVVAEMCDEVIVMYAGRIVEKTNVDTLFHNPKHPYTTLLMGAIPRMDEEVEELSTIKGIVPSLVNMPEIGCRFADRCPQATADCRKVSPILAEVEAGHEVACLLYEVSYPKEGVNA is encoded by the coding sequence ATGAGCGAAATTAAAAGTAGTGTAGCACCGTTATTAGAAGTGAGCAATTTAAAAACAGGGTTTAAAATAGGCGGGAAGTATTATAACGCAGTCGATGGTGTCAGCTTTACGGTTAAGCCGAAGCAAGTAATTGGAATCGTAGGAGAATCAGGCTGTGGGAAAAGTGTAATGTCACTATCCATTATGGGACTTTTGCCAAAGGATAATGGAAAGATACTCGAAGGTGAAATCCTGTTCAAAAATCAAGATCTATCTAAGCTAAAGGATAAAGATTTAAATAAAGTTCGAGGAAAAGATATCGGAATGATCTTCCAAGAACCTATGACATCGTTAAACCCGGTTTTTACAATTGGTTATCAAATTCAAGAAGCACTATTCAATCATATGAATCTATCGAAAAACGAGGCTAGGTTAAAGAGCATTGCCTTGTTAAAAAGTGTAGGGATTTCCAGACCTGAAAAGATCGTGGATGAATATCCGCATCAGCTATCTGGAGGAATGAGGCAAAGAGTAATGATTGCAATGGCAATCGCTTGTCAGCCTAAAATTCTTATTGCAGATGAGCCGACAACTGCCCTTGATGTGACCGTCCAAGCACAAATCTTAGAACTGCTTAAAGAAATTCAAGAAGTCAATGACATGAGTGTGCTTCTAATTACACATGACCTGGGTGTAGTAGCTGAAATGTGTGATGAAGTCATAGTCATGTATGCTGGGAGAATTGTTGAGAAAACGAATGTTGATACACTTTTTCATAATCCAAAACACCCGTACACAACATTATTAATGGGAGCAATTCCTAGAATGGATGAAGAAGTAGAAGAGTTAAGCACAATCAAAGGTATTGTACCTTCACTAGTAAACATGCCTGAGATTGGATGCAGATTTGCTGATCGTTGTCCTCAAGCTACAGCTGATTGTAGGAAAGTTTCACCGATACTTGCAGAAGTTGAAGCAGGACACGAAGTAGCCTGTCTGCTTTACGAGGTGAGCTATCCTAAAGAAGGGGTGAACGCGTAA
- a CDS encoding dipeptide ABC transporter ATP-binding protein: MSELTNVEKDVLLEIKNLRTYYPIKGGFFRKNIGAVKAVDDISFEIRKGETLGLVGESGCGKSTAGRTILRLLDPTDGQIIFDGKDITNLRGTSLRKIRQDFQMVFQDPYASLNPVMMVGDLVSEPIRNFTNKSSKELKVEVMELLTKVGLPEDAYYKYPHEFSGGQRQRIGIARALALKPKLIIADEPVSALDVSVQSQVLNLLKELQNEFDLTFLFIAHDLSVVKHMSDRIGVMYLGGLVEVAEKNSIYSEPLHPYTQALISAIPEPDPRKKKDRIILEGDVPSPINPPSGCTFHPRCRHAMPECQQEKPALKEVKPGHRVACHLHR; the protein is encoded by the coding sequence ATGAGTGAACTAACAAACGTTGAAAAAGACGTACTATTAGAAATTAAGAATCTAAGAACCTATTACCCTATTAAAGGTGGATTCTTTCGGAAGAATATAGGTGCTGTAAAAGCAGTAGATGACATTTCATTTGAGATTAGAAAAGGAGAAACACTTGGATTAGTGGGAGAATCAGGCTGTGGTAAATCAACTGCTGGCCGAACGATTCTACGCTTACTTGATCCAACAGATGGTCAAATCATTTTTGACGGAAAAGATATTACAAACCTACGAGGCACATCACTCCGCAAAATCAGGCAGGATTTCCAAATGGTATTCCAAGATCCATATGCTTCACTTAACCCAGTCATGATGGTGGGAGACCTAGTTTCCGAACCTATTCGCAATTTCACAAATAAATCATCGAAAGAACTAAAAGTCGAAGTAATGGAATTACTAACGAAGGTTGGATTACCGGAAGATGCTTATTATAAATATCCCCATGAATTCTCTGGTGGTCAGCGTCAACGTATCGGAATTGCAAGAGCTCTCGCGCTAAAGCCGAAGTTGATTATTGCAGATGAACCAGTATCAGCTCTAGATGTATCCGTACAATCCCAAGTCTTAAACTTACTAAAAGAATTGCAAAATGAATTTGACTTAACATTTTTATTTATTGCCCATGACTTAAGTGTTGTAAAACATATGAGTGACCGAATAGGCGTGATGTATCTAGGTGGATTGGTAGAAGTGGCAGAAAAAAACAGCATTTATTCTGAGCCATTACATCCATATACACAAGCATTAATCTCCGCCATACCAGAGCCGGACCCAAGAAAGAAGAAGGATAGAATCATTTTAGAAGGGGATGTACCAAGTCCAATTAATCCACCTTCTGGCTGCACTTTCCATCCACGCTGCAGGCATGCAATGCCTGAATGTCAACAAGAGAAACCTGCTTTAAAGGAGGTGAAGCCAGGACATAGAGTCGCTTGTCATTTACACCGGTAG
- a CDS encoding oligopeptide ABC transporter substrate-binding protein, protein MKKSMLWLVAMLLVMSMFLAACSGGKSGDDEKKPEDSKEPATSEETSNEPTEGGTVTYAFTQPFKGVLETAFYEGEDDSLALGFMMEGLISTGDDLLPEENVATWEFSEDNTQLTFKIKEGVKWHDGKELTAEDMEFAWYVIADPDYAGQRFTNVSMIKGAQDYKDGKADKIEGIEVLNDYEIKITVEEPIVNLLDNLWVTPMNKKHYEGVAVKDMIDSDKVRKTPVGFGPFKVKNIVPGEMIEFERFDDYWQGKPLLDGVVYKVIDPALASGLLESGEIDIIAAPSDQYPEIKELDNLILHEEPSLGYSYIGFDWGRWDADKGVVVSDNPKFQNKQLRQAMAHALDRQGILDGFSNGLGQLVNVPFPSVSWAKIPDDQINGYEFDPEKAKKILDEAGYVDKDGDGFREDPKGEKFTVNFDAMSSTSTAEPRAQYILQNWKDVGIDARLNGGALKDFNLFYDSLDADDPSIDTFNGAWGLATDPDPAGIWLSTDQWNMWRWYSEKSDELIKAGVKFPEDSSKDVLEHRKEIYYEWQKLVNEELPMIFMFQPLDVYAVNKRVQDTRANAFTVQNDVHKWWVKQE, encoded by the coding sequence ATGAAGAAGTCAATGCTGTGGCTAGTGGCAATGCTGCTAGTAATGTCAATGTTCCTTGCTGCTTGTAGCGGTGGGAAATCTGGTGATGATGAGAAGAAGCCGGAAGATAGCAAGGAGCCTGCAACATCTGAAGAAACATCAAATGAGCCGACAGAAGGTGGAACTGTCACATATGCATTCACGCAACCTTTTAAAGGTGTTCTAGAGACTGCATTTTATGAAGGTGAAGACGATTCTCTAGCGCTAGGTTTCATGATGGAAGGACTTATCTCAACTGGTGATGATTTATTACCTGAGGAAAATGTAGCTACATGGGAATTCTCCGAAGATAATACTCAATTAACATTTAAAATTAAAGAAGGCGTAAAATGGCATGATGGGAAAGAGTTAACGGCTGAAGATATGGAATTTGCATGGTATGTGATTGCAGACCCTGATTATGCCGGACAACGTTTCACAAACGTATCAATGATTAAAGGTGCGCAAGACTACAAAGATGGGAAAGCTGACAAAATTGAAGGTATTGAAGTACTTAACGACTATGAAATCAAAATTACTGTAGAAGAACCAATCGTAAACTTACTTGATAACTTATGGGTAACACCTATGAACAAGAAGCATTACGAAGGTGTAGCAGTTAAGGATATGATAGATTCTGATAAGGTTCGTAAAACTCCGGTTGGATTTGGTCCGTTTAAAGTAAAGAACATTGTTCCGGGTGAAATGATCGAATTTGAACGCTTTGATGATTACTGGCAAGGTAAACCTCTTTTAGATGGAGTAGTATACAAAGTAATTGATCCAGCACTTGCAAGTGGCCTACTAGAAAGTGGAGAAATCGACATCATTGCTGCTCCATCTGATCAGTACCCTGAAATTAAAGAATTAGATAACTTAATTTTACATGAAGAACCTAGCCTAGGTTATAGCTATATCGGATTTGACTGGGGCCGTTGGGATGCTGACAAAGGTGTTGTAGTTTCTGATAATCCTAAATTCCAAAATAAGCAGCTACGCCAGGCAATGGCACATGCTTTAGATCGTCAAGGAATTCTTGATGGATTCAGTAATGGTCTAGGTCAACTGGTTAATGTACCATTCCCATCTGTTTCTTGGGCTAAGATTCCAGATGATCAAATCAATGGATACGAGTTTGATCCTGAAAAAGCAAAGAAAATACTAGATGAAGCAGGTTATGTGGATAAGGACGGAGACGGTTTCCGTGAAGATCCAAAGGGTGAAAAGTTCACTGTAAACTTTGATGCAATGAGCAGTACTTCTACTGCCGAGCCACGTGCTCAATACATTCTTCAAAACTGGAAGGATGTAGGGATTGATGCTCGTCTAAATGGTGGTGCATTAAAGGATTTTAACCTTTTCTATGATTCTCTAGATGCGGATGATCCTTCAATTGATACATTTAACGGTGCATGGGGCTTAGCAACTGATCCAGATCCAGCGGGAATTTGGTTAAGTACGGACCAATGGAATATGTGGAGATGGTACAGTGAAAAGTCTGATGAATTAATTAAAGCGGGAGTTAAATTCCCTGAAGACTCTAGTAAGGATGTGCTTGAACACCGTAAGGAAATCTACTACGAGTGGCAAAAGCTTGTAAATGAAGAACTTCCGATGATCTTTATGTTCCAACCATTAGATGTTTATGCTGTTAACAAGCGTGTTCAAGATACAAGAGCGAACGCATTCACCGTACAAAATGACGTGCACAAATGGTGGGTTAAACAAGAGTAG
- a CDS encoding ABC transporter permease, with protein MLIYTLRRLLGMIPLLFLISVVCFTLAKLMPGDALTGKVDPLNSSPEYINEMREKMGWNDPIHEQYIRWIGGVLQGDFGDSFNHKLPVMELIGSRLPNTIFLAIFALFITYVLAFFMGRYAGKRPYTLGDYAISFYNYLGLAIPSFVAALVAIYLFSFQLNWVPATGSIGIGVEPGTFEYYLSKLKHSILPAAVLGAFATASYTQFLRNDMIESARKDYVRTARAKGTKESTIYNRHILRNSLIPIVTLIGFDFASLVGGAVITETIFTYPGIGYLFVESISARDYSVVLAITLMLTVFTLIGNLLADILLGIVDPRIRLE; from the coding sequence ATGCTAATTTACACTCTTCGTAGATTACTAGGAATGATTCCATTACTTTTCCTTATCTCAGTAGTGTGCTTCACCCTGGCAAAGCTAATGCCAGGGGATGCACTTACTGGTAAAGTAGATCCTTTAAATTCAAGCCCAGAATATATCAATGAAATGAGAGAAAAAATGGGATGGAATGATCCAATTCATGAGCAGTATATTAGGTGGATTGGAGGGGTTCTACAAGGAGATTTTGGAGATTCATTTAATCACAAACTACCGGTAATGGAGCTAATTGGATCTAGACTTCCGAACACAATATTTTTAGCTATATTTGCCTTATTTATCACATACGTATTAGCCTTTTTTATGGGACGATATGCAGGTAAGCGTCCATATACCTTAGGCGATTATGCAATCTCATTTTATAATTATTTAGGGTTAGCCATTCCAAGCTTTGTCGCTGCTTTAGTAGCTATTTACTTATTTTCATTCCAATTGAATTGGGTTCCAGCGACAGGAAGTATCGGGATTGGTGTAGAACCTGGTACATTTGAATACTACTTAAGTAAATTAAAACATTCGATTTTACCAGCTGCTGTCCTGGGTGCTTTTGCCACTGCTAGTTACACACAATTTTTGCGAAACGATATGATTGAAAGTGCTAGAAAGGATTATGTGCGAACAGCAAGAGCCAAAGGTACTAAGGAATCAACCATTTATAACAGACATATTTTACGAAACTCTCTAATCCCAATTGTGACACTTATTGGGTTTGACTTCGCTAGTTTAGTAGGTGGAGCTGTTATTACAGAGACGATTTTCACTTACCCTGGAATTGGATATCTATTTGTAGAATCTATCAGTGCACGTGATTATTCAGTCGTACTGGCTATTACCTTAATGCTCACAGTATTCACTTTGATTGGAAACTTACTTGCGGATATTCTATTGGGTATAGTTGATCCACGTATTAGATTAGAATAG
- a CDS encoding ABC transporter permease has protein sequence MEPVTQNETTVVLNNKKTVTRGQSPWRIARKKFVRNIPAMLGLLFLIFITLITSFASFITIPYEEAIKVNLSQMAKEPSSDFIFGTDKAGRDVLSRLLYGGQVSLLLAFTITVCITIIGTVIGATAGFFGGVVDNILMRFTDFILTFPFLIFVIVLSSIFKGSGLVTLIVVISLLSWGGLARLVRSKILAEKENEYTLSAISIGCSPFKVIMKHLLPNVMSTIIVQATLTLAVMIVVETGLSFLGFGVASSTPTWGNMLQEARSPDVLSKKVWIWLPPATAITLTILSINFVGEGLKDAFNPKSSR, from the coding sequence ATGGAACCAGTTACTCAAAATGAAACGACTGTTGTGCTAAACAATAAGAAGACTGTTACACGCGGACAGTCTCCATGGAGAATAGCAAGGAAAAAGTTTGTGAGAAATATACCTGCCATGCTGGGGTTACTATTCCTTATTTTTATAACACTCATTACAAGCTTTGCCTCATTTATTACAATTCCATATGAAGAAGCAATTAAGGTAAATCTTTCACAGATGGCAAAGGAACCAAGTTCTGATTTTATCTTCGGGACAGATAAGGCAGGAAGAGATGTACTTTCACGCCTTTTATATGGAGGGCAAGTTTCTCTATTGCTGGCATTCACAATTACAGTCTGTATAACAATTATCGGAACTGTCATTGGTGCGACTGCAGGATTCTTTGGTGGAGTGGTCGATAATATCTTAATGAGATTTACTGACTTTATCTTAACCTTTCCATTTCTAATCTTTGTTATCGTGTTAAGTTCAATTTTTAAAGGATCAGGCTTAGTGACATTAATCGTTGTAATCAGTCTCCTGTCATGGGGTGGCTTAGCTCGTTTAGTTAGAAGTAAAATTTTAGCTGAAAAAGAAAATGAGTATACGCTTAGTGCCATATCAATTGGCTGTTCACCATTCAAAGTAATTATGAAGCATTTATTACCTAATGTTATGTCTACCATTATTGTTCAAGCTACTCTTACATTAGCTGTCATGATTGTAGTAGAAACAGGCTTAAGCTTCTTAGGTTTTGGTGTTGCGTCAAGTACACCTACGTGGGGGAATATGCTTCAGGAAGCACGGAGTCCAGATGTATTAAGCAAAAAAGTTTGGATTTGGCTACCGCCAGCAACAGCTATTACCTTAACGATTCTTTCCATTAACTTTGTTGGTGAAGGATTAAAAGATGCTTTTAACCCAAAATCCAGCCGATAA
- a CDS encoding DUF3603 family protein, which translates to MLYLHDVWVNWFEGEENGYNVCHFHEWRKEDRVELLDQVPLIKVETTLFHYIENDLMELPGQLMNDVFQKAYLRKNHERIQLDYCFVITDGTGILAVDTIGYNIPIRKSRLIPRQEQLVYDMVSDQEATRYNFNKVKETVSKEYHILSPSPHLMSGLTRKERQLKQLLFMVLDQLYMSKNVAEIRYWYTDWDPTKYKEIQEMDFELAWRGLLEEVQYGWSERHLQLCENLIKGQPFFEKLWELEQETRVN; encoded by the coding sequence ATGTTGTATCTGCATGATGTATGGGTAAACTGGTTTGAAGGTGAGGAAAACGGATATAATGTTTGTCACTTTCATGAATGGCGAAAAGAAGATCGGGTTGAACTTTTAGACCAAGTCCCACTAATTAAAGTTGAGACAACGTTATTCCATTACATAGAGAACGATTTAATGGAGTTGCCCGGTCAATTAATGAATGATGTATTTCAAAAAGCTTACTTACGTAAAAATCATGAACGGATTCAGCTAGATTATTGTTTTGTTATAACTGATGGTACAGGCATATTAGCTGTCGATACAATTGGATATAACATACCAATAAGAAAAAGTAGACTTATTCCTAGACAGGAACAATTAGTCTATGATATGGTTTCCGATCAAGAGGCAACACGTTATAATTTTAATAAGGTGAAAGAAACAGTTTCGAAAGAGTATCATATCTTATCTCCTTCACCTCATTTAATGAGTGGATTAACTAGAAAAGAACGTCAGCTTAAGCAATTATTGTTTATGGTGCTAGATCAATTGTATATGTCAAAAAATGTAGCAGAAATTAGATACTGGTACACAGACTGGGATCCAACAAAATACAAAGAAATTCAAGAAATGGATTTCGAACTTGCATGGAGAGGTTTATTGGAAGAAGTGCAATATGGTTGGAGTGAGAGACATCTTCAATTATGTGAGAACCTTATTAAAGGACAACCCTTCTTTGAAAAGCTTTGGGAGCTAGAACAAGAAACAAGAGTGAACTAA
- a CDS encoding methyl-accepting chemotaxis protein yields the protein MKKVKIKLFPQKAKLKLPSLGKKAIRIKNIKQFNKPQFHGISFKMNAAFILSLAAFGIILSAIIIPFITSNLKESIQTQSLSVANTQMKTLENYMDTTVEQLHLMSDNLINLDDKAISEGYSKMRGSNPRFLDIYHIGANGKEVMRKGLSTVLSNRSDDPVMKALKEEDYYISSLQVRQESMGTNFSFEVATPVTDLLNQPIGYIGTYLDTFSIWKHVRGESDTSSDQKMYLVSKEGYVVAADDQKWLKSFVSQDGKVQSLSNHEGVQDLTNTLSDAKKDSVLINGVGTFKNELGEDQVTAYAYNKDLGVAIFVETPASVAFSSVSFLQTLIYVLMFVSIIGIAIFGYIFSRRIVTPLKQLITVTQDVASGDLTKRITIKRKDEIGTLATSFDHMIENLQSIVKRTQQASELTFTTSNDLREAAKEAAASSEQITAAIDEVAKGAEQQTTISQETDEKVNEFLKVAIQLEDQSDTVIDTAKNTQDNIFSNQEILEKLISGVQSLAEATSDSSKEVIRLEERTKQIRKITVRSNEIASQTNLLALNASIEAARAGEHGRGFSVVADEVRKLAVESNSATVEIETIIKQILESIEIVSTKMAESIEKAKDESKSAELAKNALSEIVHSMDKVLVSINSMADLLAQQKTYIQTIQDHSRDGLSYALQASSSTQEVAASSIQATGSMNGVIENIDLLLNMARDLNESVSQFKVITEE from the coding sequence ATGAAAAAAGTGAAAATCAAACTATTTCCACAGAAGGCAAAATTAAAGTTACCTTCTCTGGGAAAGAAAGCAATTCGCATCAAGAACATTAAACAATTTAACAAGCCACAATTTCATGGAATAAGCTTTAAGATGAATGCTGCATTCATACTATCCTTGGCAGCATTTGGAATCATTCTTAGTGCAATTATCATACCCTTCATCACTTCAAACTTAAAGGAATCCATTCAAACACAGTCTTTGTCAGTTGCGAACACACAAATGAAGACACTAGAAAACTATATGGATACAACAGTTGAACAATTGCATTTAATGAGTGACAATCTTATCAATTTAGATGATAAGGCAATCAGTGAGGGTTACTCAAAAATGAGAGGCTCAAATCCACGCTTTCTAGATATTTATCATATTGGTGCTAATGGTAAGGAAGTTATGAGAAAAGGCTTATCTACAGTTCTTTCAAATCGTTCTGATGACCCGGTTATGAAGGCACTTAAAGAAGAAGACTACTATATTAGTTCTCTTCAAGTAAGACAAGAAAGCATGGGAACAAATTTTTCCTTTGAAGTAGCGACTCCCGTTACAGACTTACTTAATCAACCTATCGGTTATATTGGAACTTATCTAGATACCTTCTCGATTTGGAAGCATGTAAGAGGAGAAAGTGATACATCTTCTGATCAGAAAATGTATTTAGTTTCAAAAGAAGGATATGTCGTTGCAGCTGATGATCAAAAATGGTTAAAAAGCTTCGTTTCTCAAGATGGAAAAGTTCAATCACTATCCAATCATGAAGGAGTGCAGGATTTAACTAACACCCTCTCTGATGCAAAAAAGGATTCAGTATTAATTAACGGTGTTGGTACATTTAAGAATGAATTAGGAGAAGATCAAGTTACTGCTTATGCTTATAACAAGGATTTGGGTGTAGCAATTTTCGTTGAAACTCCAGCTTCAGTTGCATTTAGCTCTGTATCTTTCCTTCAAACATTAATTTATGTGTTGATGTTTGTATCAATCATTGGTATAGCAATTTTCGGCTACATTTTCTCTAGACGTATCGTTACCCCGCTAAAGCAGCTTATTACGGTTACACAAGATGTTGCGAGTGGTGATTTAACGAAGAGAATTACAATTAAGCGTAAAGACGAGATTGGAACACTTGCCACTTCTTTTGATCATATGATTGAAAATTTACAGTCTATTGTAAAACGAACCCAACAAGCTTCAGAGCTAACATTTACAACTTCAAACGATTTAAGAGAAGCAGCAAAGGAAGCAGCTGCATCATCAGAGCAAATTACTGCAGCCATTGATGAAGTGGCAAAGGGTGCTGAACAACAAACAACCATCAGCCAAGAAACTGATGAAAAGGTAAATGAGTTCTTAAAGGTAGCAATCCAGCTTGAAGATCAAAGTGATACAGTAATCGATACGGCAAAAAATACACAAGATAATATTTTCTCAAATCAGGAGATATTAGAAAAGTTAATAAGTGGTGTTCAAAGCTTAGCAGAAGCAACATCTGACTCCTCTAAAGAAGTCATTCGTTTAGAAGAACGTACGAAGCAAATTCGAAAAATTACAGTTCGTTCAAATGAAATCGCAAGCCAAACCAACCTACTTGCTCTTAATGCAAGTATTGAAGCAGCTCGTGCTGGGGAACATGGTAGAGGGTTCTCTGTAGTTGCGGATGAAGTACGTAAATTAGCAGTTGAAAGTAATAGCGCGACAGTTGAAATTGAGACGATCATTAAACAAATTTTAGAATCAATTGAAATTGTCAGTACGAAAATGGCTGAGAGTATTGAAAAGGCAAAAGACGAAAGCAAATCAGCTGAGCTTGCTAAAAATGCATTATCCGAAATTGTACATTCCATGGATAAAGTATTAGTATCCATAAACTCGATGGCAGATTTACTAGCACAGCAAAAAACATACATTCAAACAATTCAAGATCATTCAAGAGATGGTTTATCTTACGCATTGCAAGCAAGTTCTTCAACCCAAGAAGTTGCAGCTTCTTCTATCCAAGCAACTGGCAGTATGAACGGAGTCATTGAGAATATTGATCTACTATTAAATATGGCGAGAGATTTAAATGAATCTGTAAGCCAATTCAAAGTCATAACAGAAGAATAA